A single Thermosynechococcus vestitus BP-1 DNA region contains:
- a CDS encoding ABC transporter ATP-binding protein, which translates to MATGLCKSFDGIRAVDHVEIRVSRGSITGLIGPNGAGKTTLFNLLCNFLTPDQGRVIFDGVPISHLPTYQVALQGLLRTFQVPRVLSRLSVLENMLLAAPLQTGEKLWNTWLQPRRVRQEEQELRQRAWAILESVGLAAKANDYAGALSGGQRKLLEMARVMMHRPRMVLLDEPAAGVNPTLINQICGHIVRWNQEGVTFLIIEHNMDVVMSLCQHIWVLAEGKNLVDGPPSEIQTNPEVLRAYLGQ; encoded by the coding sequence GTGGCCACAGGACTATGCAAAAGTTTTGATGGCATTCGGGCCGTAGACCATGTGGAAATTCGGGTTAGCCGTGGCAGCATTACCGGTCTCATTGGTCCCAACGGTGCCGGCAAAACCACCCTATTCAACCTCTTGTGCAACTTCCTTACACCCGACCAAGGCCGTGTGATTTTTGATGGTGTCCCCATTAGCCATCTGCCAACCTACCAAGTTGCCCTTCAGGGACTCCTGCGCACCTTCCAAGTGCCGCGGGTACTCTCACGCCTATCAGTTCTCGAAAATATGCTCTTGGCAGCCCCTCTGCAAACTGGGGAGAAGTTGTGGAATACCTGGCTTCAACCCCGGCGTGTCCGCCAAGAGGAACAGGAACTGCGGCAACGGGCGTGGGCAATTTTAGAGTCTGTGGGGCTAGCAGCCAAAGCCAATGACTATGCGGGTGCATTATCGGGGGGGCAGCGAAAACTCCTTGAAATGGCGCGAGTCATGATGCACCGTCCCCGCATGGTACTCCTCGATGAGCCAGCCGCCGGCGTTAATCCGACCTTGATCAACCAAATTTGTGGGCATATTGTGCGCTGGAATCAAGAGGGCGTGACATTTCTCATTATTGAACATAATATGGACGTGGTCATGTCCCTGTGTCAGCATATTTGGGTCCTAGCGGAGGGGAAAAATCTTGTTGACGGTCCCCCAAGTGAGATTCAAACCAATCCTGAGGTCTTGAGGGCTTACCTCGGACAATAA
- a CDS encoding branched-chain amino acid ABC transporter permease → MVGYLISLGIFTATFALFSLGLNLHWGYTGLINFGHVGFLAIGSYTTILLGIAGVPMFFAVLAGVVLAMGLGFLMGMATLRLREDYLAIVTIGMAEIVRLIALNEDWLTRGGRGVYGFPLPLAQFNPNIPTKLGMIALFWAVVAGAGWQWWQWLQRQYGRSHPRWLLPSYATLLIAGSLSLWATLLPLSLGGGIAILPLVLTLVTLGGAIALLSNYCPPERRAVFPIALNTLAAALVGLVVKALTLGLWEFSYRAGLLWLLVLVLALVVWQLERWIHSPWGRVLKAIREDEEVAKALGKNVFAYKMQSLLLGGAIAAVAGSFYAWQLTFINPDGFVSLITFQAWTIVVLGGAGNNMGPLLGAALFWAYTALTRFIPLDGGRLEALRMMLIGLVLILLMMWRPQGILGKKEELSLGR, encoded by the coding sequence ATGGTTGGCTATCTCATTTCCCTTGGTATTTTCACTGCCACCTTTGCCCTCTTTAGCTTGGGGCTGAATTTGCACTGGGGTTATACGGGGCTAATTAACTTTGGCCATGTCGGCTTTTTGGCCATTGGTTCCTACACCACGATTTTGTTGGGGATTGCTGGCGTGCCGATGTTCTTTGCCGTCCTTGCTGGGGTGGTGCTGGCCATGGGACTGGGCTTTTTAATGGGGATGGCTACGCTACGACTGCGGGAAGATTACCTGGCAATTGTGACCATCGGCATGGCGGAAATTGTCCGCTTGATTGCCCTCAATGAGGATTGGCTAACCCGAGGGGGTCGGGGGGTGTATGGGTTTCCACTGCCCCTTGCTCAGTTTAATCCCAATATACCGACCAAGCTGGGGATGATTGCTCTCTTTTGGGCGGTGGTGGCGGGGGCTGGATGGCAGTGGTGGCAATGGTTACAGCGGCAGTATGGGCGATCGCACCCCCGCTGGTTACTCCCTAGCTATGCAACTTTGTTGATTGCCGGTAGCCTTAGCCTTTGGGCAACGTTACTGCCTTTGAGCTTGGGAGGGGGAATTGCCATTTTGCCTCTTGTGTTGACACTGGTGACCCTGGGTGGGGCGATCGCTCTCCTGAGCAACTATTGCCCTCCAGAAAGACGAGCGGTGTTTCCCATTGCCCTGAATACCTTGGCTGCTGCCTTGGTTGGTCTTGTGGTCAAAGCCCTTACCCTTGGTCTGTGGGAGTTCAGTTACCGGGCTGGGCTATTGTGGCTGTTGGTCTTGGTTTTAGCCTTGGTGGTGTGGCAGTTAGAGCGTTGGATTCATTCCCCCTGGGGACGGGTACTCAAAGCAATCCGCGAAGATGAGGAGGTGGCCAAAGCGCTCGGCAAGAATGTCTTTGCCTACAAAATGCAATCGCTGCTGTTGGGGGGAGCGATCGCGGCAGTGGCAGGGTCGTTTTATGCCTGGCAGCTCACATTCATTAACCCCGATGGCTTTGTCTCTCTGATTACATTTCAGGCGTGGACAATTGTGGTTTTGGGGGGGGCAGGCAACAACATGGGACCTCTCCTCGGTGCTGCCCTCTTTTGGGCCTACACTGCACTGACCCGCTTTATTCCCCTGGATGGCGGTCGCTTAGAGGCCCTGCGGATGATGCTCATTGGCCTTGTCCTCATTCTCTTGATGATGTGGCGACCCCAAGGTATTTTGGGCAAAAAGGAGGAACTCAGCCTTGGTCGATGA
- a CDS encoding PhoU domain-containing protein — translation MPILIANFDPEAGLTLANGDDAVDADYPRLYGRLCAPLNPQEPVKLRLILLPLIRNLEPMADHGTTISQRVCFIVGGGRPLGKIDVLCSLWA, via the coding sequence TTGCCGATTTTGATTGCCAATTTTGATCCTGAGGCGGGACTAACCTTAGCCAACGGTGATGATGCCGTCGATGCTGACTACCCACGTCTTTATGGGCGACTTTGCGCCCCTTTGAATCCCCAAGAGCCGGTGAAACTGCGCTTGATCCTACTGCCGCTGATTCGCAATTTGGAGCCCATGGCTGATCATGGGACAACGATTAGCCAGCGCGTCTGCTTCATTGTGGGGGGGGGAAGACCCTTAGGAAAAATTGATGTTTTATGCTCGCTGTGGGCCTAA
- a CDS encoding caspase family protein yields MRLSRRSFLYGAAALTLMPWVWQTAGGSLADSPRPWRVLLIGINHYPQLAGVPPLAGCLTDVQLVKNLLLDGWGLADSDITLLTEQAATLDAVQETLGVLEHSGQPLLVYFSGYGTVWQQQPALVFADATRSGEGILPLAELLRTKGAQVWLDTRFSPPPIEGEMLRWRFVPLPSGETRGAGQVPKDHLLWADLGVETHLNGVPMGLFTASFSHYLAALGGDRPLATSLMYTADELRWQTGAEMRLVSDGLAAHFTLSPGFDGVVQGTGRDRSLQIWCGGLSPWLLAYCHPHSRWSTADGGTVVDIASFNGLMAQGVSSQPLQVGDRLYEQQRRLGKNLHLQVALDTNLSKIERVDAINALANEEKVAVLNSSDSLPDVVLTKSETAGSYGLEWPVGTLLEHSCSGSNEAAKAGIRRLNPLLNALLAQKWLTLTLNPTSSQVAVCTTLEQLSPTAKLLSRQSPPRSPKPLADVLSTKLPAMNLHSPLTLAKGDTCRWSLYNYGDRPLNIVAFAWDSSQGILLLPLQAQSWQLTVAPGLNIPLYTWTLNRPCQWLKVFIISSPRPLNRFSQLSGHPSHSEPLRISGEESLALVLGLLGDLSGEPEGNEFCLDVREWCTQGFTLRVV; encoded by the coding sequence ATGAGGTTAAGCCGTCGTTCTTTTTTGTATGGTGCTGCGGCACTGACACTGATGCCGTGGGTTTGGCAAACGGCAGGCGGCTCCTTAGCAGACTCTCCTCGTCCGTGGCGAGTACTCCTGATTGGCATTAACCACTATCCCCAGTTGGCGGGTGTGCCCCCCTTAGCGGGTTGTCTGACGGATGTTCAGCTAGTGAAAAACCTGTTGTTAGACGGATGGGGGCTGGCGGACAGTGACATTACACTACTGACAGAACAGGCGGCAACCCTGGATGCTGTCCAAGAAACCCTAGGGGTGCTGGAGCACTCTGGTCAGCCCCTTTTGGTTTACTTTAGTGGCTATGGCACCGTCTGGCAGCAACAACCAGCGCTGGTTTTCGCCGATGCCACAAGATCCGGTGAGGGCATCTTACCTCTTGCTGAATTACTGCGTACCAAAGGGGCACAGGTATGGCTTGACACCCGCTTTAGCCCGCCCCCCATTGAAGGGGAGATGTTGCGTTGGCGATTTGTCCCGTTGCCCTCTGGAGAGACCCGTGGTGCAGGCCAAGTTCCCAAAGATCATCTCCTCTGGGCTGATTTGGGGGTAGAAACCCACCTGAATGGTGTCCCTATGGGACTCTTTACGGCTAGTTTTAGCCATTATTTAGCGGCTTTGGGGGGCGATCGCCCCTTGGCAACGAGCCTGATGTACACCGCCGATGAGCTGCGCTGGCAAACGGGGGCAGAAATGCGTCTGGTGAGTGACGGGTTAGCGGCGCACTTCACCCTCTCCCCTGGATTTGATGGTGTAGTGCAAGGAACAGGGCGCGATCGCTCCCTGCAAATCTGGTGTGGCGGCCTCAGTCCTTGGCTGTTGGCCTACTGTCATCCCCACAGTCGCTGGAGCACGGCCGATGGGGGCACCGTGGTTGACATAGCGAGTTTTAATGGCCTGATGGCCCAAGGAGTCAGCAGTCAGCCTCTGCAAGTGGGCGATCGCCTCTACGAACAACAGCGGCGTTTAGGGAAAAATCTCCATCTGCAGGTGGCCCTCGACACCAACCTCAGCAAAATTGAGCGCGTGGATGCCATCAATGCCCTGGCCAATGAAGAAAAAGTTGCCGTCCTCAACAGCAGTGACTCCCTGCCGGATGTGGTTCTCACCAAGAGCGAGACAGCGGGCAGTTATGGGCTGGAGTGGCCAGTAGGGACGTTGTTGGAACATAGTTGCAGTGGTAGCAATGAAGCCGCCAAAGCCGGTATCCGTCGCTTGAACCCCCTACTGAATGCCCTCCTGGCGCAAAAATGGCTGACACTAACGCTCAATCCCACCTCCAGTCAGGTGGCTGTGTGTACAACTCTTGAACAACTATCGCCAACAGCAAAACTCTTGAGCCGCCAATCTCCCCCCCGCAGTCCCAAGCCCCTTGCAGATGTCCTGAGCACCAAGCTGCCCGCCATGAATTTACACAGCCCCCTCACCTTGGCCAAGGGAGATACTTGCCGCTGGAGCCTCTACAACTATGGCGATCGCCCCCTCAACATTGTCGCCTTTGCCTGGGATAGCAGTCAGGGGATTCTCCTGCTTCCGCTACAAGCGCAGTCGTGGCAGCTGACGGTTGCCCCCGGCTTGAATATTCCCCTCTATACTTGGACGCTGAATCGCCCTTGCCAATGGCTGAAGGTCTTTATCATCAGCAGCCCCCGTCCTCTGAACCGTTTTAGTCAACTGAGTGGCCATCCCAGCCATTCAGAGCCCCTCCGAATTTCTGGTGAGGAGAGTCTTGCCTTGGTTCTTGGTCTGTTAGGGGATCTCAGCGGTGAACCGGAAGGGAATGAATTTTGCTTGGATGTGCGGGAGTGGTGTACCCAAGGCTTCACATTGCGGGTAGTCTAG
- a CDS encoding ABC transporter permease — MSTAAATAVPGILSAEFVQETLALTRRLFIQLQRRPSTLVAGVVQPLIWLVLFGALFQNVPQGLFGESTNYGQFLCAGIIVFTAFSGALNAGLPVMFDREFGFLNRLLVAPLASRFSIVLASALFITTLSLIQVGAIASLGVLLGTGLPNLAGIGVVLATVLILVFGVTALSLGLTFALPGHIELLAVIFVINLPLLFASTALVPLSFMPRWLQWIASLNPLSLAIEPIRYVYLHPDWRLSDVVMVAPWGSLSLGAALLILLAVALGMSLLIQPLLRRRLA; from the coding sequence ATGAGCACCGCTGCAGCAACGGCTGTTCCTGGTATTCTCTCAGCTGAATTTGTTCAGGAAACACTTGCTTTAACCCGTCGCCTGTTTATCCAACTGCAACGGCGCCCTTCAACACTGGTGGCGGGGGTAGTACAGCCCTTGATTTGGCTAGTCCTCTTTGGTGCCCTCTTCCAGAATGTGCCGCAGGGTCTCTTTGGCGAGAGTACGAATTATGGTCAGTTTCTCTGCGCCGGCATTATTGTCTTTACCGCCTTTAGTGGTGCCCTTAATGCGGGGTTGCCGGTGATGTTTGACCGTGAATTTGGGTTTTTGAATCGGCTGTTGGTGGCACCCTTGGCCTCGCGGTTTTCAATTGTTCTTGCTTCGGCGTTATTTATTACCACCCTCAGTCTGATTCAGGTGGGGGCGATCGCCAGCTTAGGGGTACTCCTAGGAACGGGGCTGCCGAATTTAGCAGGTATTGGGGTTGTCTTGGCGACGGTGCTGATTTTGGTTTTTGGTGTAACGGCTCTGAGCCTCGGTCTGACCTTTGCCTTGCCGGGACACATCGAATTGTTGGCCGTTATTTTTGTCATCAACCTACCGTTACTCTTTGCCAGTACTGCCTTGGTGCCCCTGTCGTTTATGCCCCGCTGGTTGCAGTGGATTGCCAGCCTCAACCCCCTCAGTTTGGCCATTGAACCCATTCGCTATGTCTATCTGCATCCCGATTGGCGGTTGAGCGATGTGGTGATGGTGGCTCCTTGGGGGTCCCTGAGCTTGGGAGCGGCACTGCTCATCCTTTTGGCTGTCGCCCTCGGAATGAGTCTACTGATCCAACCGCTATTACGGCGCCGCTTGGCCTAG
- the yqeK gene encoding bis(5'-nucleosyl)-tetraphosphatase (symmetrical) YqeK, giving the protein MTPLVTTRPKDSLCDRQQVLAWLTENVPAPRLQHILRVETMAAELALHHGLDVDRAAWAGLLHDLAKYFPPERLLSMAREAGLPITEVDAADPHLLHADVSALVARQQFGVTDEQVLAAIANHTLGQAGMDALSCVVFLADSLEPGRGQTVELEELRKVAHQNLQEAVWRVCDRTLLWLIDQHRLIHPRMILTRNWAMQVAPAKPKKSEKKGTTKV; this is encoded by the coding sequence ATGACCCCGCTTGTGACAACTCGTCCTAAGGACTCCCTGTGCGATCGCCAGCAGGTTTTGGCATGGCTGACGGAGAATGTGCCAGCACCCCGACTACAACATATCCTGCGGGTAGAAACGATGGCAGCGGAGCTCGCCCTACACCACGGCTTAGATGTGGATCGCGCGGCTTGGGCTGGGTTACTGCATGATTTGGCAAAGTACTTTCCCCCAGAGCGGTTGTTAAGTATGGCCCGGGAGGCGGGGCTACCCATTACAGAGGTGGATGCAGCCGATCCCCACTTGCTCCATGCTGATGTCAGTGCTTTGGTGGCACGGCAACAATTTGGTGTGACTGATGAGCAGGTCTTAGCAGCCATCGCCAATCACACCTTGGGTCAAGCCGGAATGGATGCCTTGAGTTGTGTCGTGTTTCTCGCGGATAGCTTGGAGCCGGGGCGGGGTCAGACAGTGGAGCTTGAGGAATTGCGCAAGGTGGCTCACCAAAATTTACAGGAGGCGGTTTGGCGAGTGTGCGATCGCACGCTGTTGTGGCTGATTGATCAGCATCGCCTCATTCATCCACGGATGATCCTCACCCGCAATTGGGCAATGCAGGTGGCACCAGCGAAGCCGAAAAAGAGCGAAAAGAAAGGTACCACCAAGGTTTAG
- a CDS encoding serine/threonine-protein kinase encodes MSYCLNPNCPKPDNPDGLDICQACGSKLLLNDQYRAIKVLGRGGFGTTFLAVDTKLPGNPTCVIKQLRPAATAPHILTMARELFLREATTLGKVGNHPQLPRLLGYLENENEFYLIQEYVGGLTLQQEVKRFGPKSEEEVKQVLQEVLPILDYLHKNGVIHRDIKPANLIRRDIDKKLVLIDFGAVKDKVTQAMVENAPELSTFTSFAVGTPMYAPPEQMAMRPIYASDIYALGVTCVYLLTGKSPKEIERDPRTGEWHWQRHVKNISPQFAALLNKMLQDAVKDRYQTAMDVLADLQLLESNQGAAVAVPTTSTEDDDLSSALSTPPSQGRPRVPGAPKRSSYASSVSQNAQAARVRQSRMTGTQLGGPPVVGTGPGQHLRPKVTPRMTAAQLLTAYKRGERDFIDVDLSNVVLRNADLSGANFANANFTNADLKGCILANAVLREANFQGANLHDANLCGAYLVQANFERANLKGAKLHDASISGANFTSADISGADFSMVSGFVQGQLDRAKKNWFTKLPK; translated from the coding sequence ATGAGTTACTGCCTAAATCCGAACTGTCCCAAGCCAGATAATCCAGACGGTTTAGATATTTGCCAAGCCTGTGGCAGCAAACTTTTGCTGAATGATCAATACAGGGCAATCAAAGTGCTAGGGCGAGGAGGGTTTGGTACCACCTTTTTAGCTGTTGATACAAAACTCCCCGGCAATCCCACTTGTGTGATTAAACAGTTGCGACCCGCCGCCACCGCTCCCCATATCTTGACCATGGCACGGGAACTCTTTTTGCGGGAAGCCACAACCTTGGGTAAAGTTGGCAATCACCCACAATTGCCTCGGCTGCTCGGCTACCTTGAAAATGAAAATGAATTTTACCTGATCCAAGAATACGTGGGTGGCCTTACCCTGCAACAGGAGGTCAAGCGCTTTGGCCCCAAAAGCGAAGAAGAGGTAAAGCAGGTTTTGCAGGAAGTGCTGCCTATCCTTGATTACCTACACAAAAATGGTGTCATTCACCGCGACATTAAGCCCGCCAACTTGATCCGTCGTGATATTGACAAGAAGCTGGTGCTCATTGACTTTGGTGCAGTCAAAGACAAAGTTACCCAAGCAATGGTGGAAAACGCACCGGAACTCTCTACATTCACGAGCTTTGCAGTGGGAACGCCAATGTATGCGCCACCAGAACAAATGGCCATGCGTCCCATCTATGCCAGCGATATTTACGCCCTTGGTGTCACCTGTGTTTATCTCCTCACGGGCAAATCCCCTAAGGAGATTGAACGAGATCCACGCACGGGCGAATGGCATTGGCAGCGGCACGTCAAAAATATTTCCCCTCAGTTTGCTGCTCTCCTCAACAAAATGCTCCAGGATGCGGTTAAGGATCGCTACCAAACCGCCATGGATGTCCTTGCGGATCTGCAACTACTTGAGTCCAATCAAGGAGCTGCTGTGGCTGTCCCTACGACTTCGACAGAGGATGATGACCTCAGCAGTGCCCTTTCAACTCCGCCGAGCCAAGGCCGCCCCCGGGTTCCCGGAGCACCTAAGCGCTCCAGTTATGCCTCATCGGTGAGCCAAAATGCCCAAGCGGCGCGAGTGCGTCAATCACGGATGACAGGGACCCAATTGGGAGGCCCACCAGTTGTCGGAACTGGCCCCGGTCAACACCTCCGCCCTAAAGTCACACCACGGATGACAGCGGCACAACTTCTCACAGCCTATAAACGGGGAGAGCGAGATTTTATCGATGTCGATCTCTCCAACGTTGTCCTGCGCAATGCGGATCTGTCGGGGGCTAACTTTGCCAATGCTAATTTTACCAATGCAGATTTGAAAGGCTGCATTCTCGCCAATGCTGTATTGCGGGAAGCCAATTTTCAGGGAGCAAACCTGCATGATGCCAATCTCTGCGGTGCCTATCTGGTGCAAGCCAACTTTGAGAGGGCAAATTTGAAGGGGGCAAAACTACACGATGCCTCGATCTCAGGCGCAAACTTTACTAGTGCCGACATTTCTGGGGCAGACTTTAGTATGGTCTCGGGGTTTGTTCAAGGTCAACTCGATCGCGCCAAGAAGAACTGGTTTACAAAGTTGCCTAAATAG
- the nrdJ gene encoding ribonucleoside-triphosphate reductase, adenosylcobalamin-dependent, with protein sequence MVQNPPRPQSSFPTTAPTAYPVFYRTYSRQNEAGERESWQQVCDRTLKGLQEVGHLTEAEVALLREMQEALKALPSGRWLWVGGTDWVRQPENFSGAYNCTSTNVVDWDSFGLMMDLAMQGCGTGAILEPKYISQLPAICNRLEVTVVGEIGQTPREARQEHTTVTLTGQTCQIKVGDSRQGWVKSYQTLLELASNPHLGGLVQVTIDIRDVRPTGERLKGFGGVANPVKLPHLYHRCAALLNAAVGRQLTSVECCLLIDEAAVVVVAGNVRRSAGMRQGASEDEAFAQAKQNLWQQDAQGNWRIDPKRDALRMANHTRVFHRKPSLEECINAVRSQFYSGEGAIQWAGEAIARANADLLTTPHLKQAFLRAYENQQGEAFLRQLLPAMDQRELAHRLGRYGLNPCGEIIGADFHCNLAEIHLNQIDPADTATQEKAFKAGALSVAALLNHRFVVERYQYSRAIDPIVGVSFTGLFDFFVHAFGVPWLEWWAAGRPDTPQGRQFKNQEAAFLQRWRQIVHETVWQYCDRHGLKRPNRCTTVQPSGTKSLLTGASPGWHPPKAQRFIRRITFRKGDPVAMACYDYGYNVIPSQSDKDETGKLLDDPFDPRCTEWLVEIPVAVSWADLAGADTIDVSQFSALAQFDFYMQVQQHYTTHNTSATIELREAEVEPLATAIYTAIQQDQGYISAALLARFDAHETFPRLPFEPISKERYEQEIAAVARRKRVNDFHEALSRYRQPLWEAGPAGCDSDQCLMS encoded by the coding sequence ATGGTGCAAAATCCTCCCCGTCCTCAAAGCAGTTTCCCCACCACAGCCCCCACAGCCTACCCCGTGTTTTACCGTACCTACAGCCGCCAAAATGAAGCAGGCGAGCGGGAGAGCTGGCAACAGGTGTGCGATCGCACCCTCAAAGGCCTACAGGAAGTGGGACACCTCACCGAAGCAGAGGTGGCACTCCTCAGAGAAATGCAGGAGGCGCTGAAGGCACTGCCCTCTGGCCGTTGGCTGTGGGTCGGCGGCACTGATTGGGTACGCCAGCCGGAGAACTTTTCCGGTGCCTACAACTGCACCAGCACCAATGTCGTGGATTGGGATTCCTTTGGCCTAATGATGGACTTGGCCATGCAGGGCTGCGGCACGGGAGCGATTCTGGAGCCCAAATACATCTCCCAGTTACCCGCCATTTGCAATCGCCTAGAGGTCACCGTTGTCGGCGAAATTGGCCAAACCCCCAGGGAAGCGCGTCAAGAGCACACCACCGTCACACTCACAGGCCAGACCTGCCAGATCAAAGTGGGGGATAGCCGCCAAGGCTGGGTAAAGTCTTACCAAACCCTTCTTGAACTAGCCAGCAACCCGCACCTCGGTGGTTTAGTTCAGGTCACGATTGACATCCGTGATGTGCGTCCGACGGGTGAGCGACTCAAGGGGTTTGGGGGAGTGGCCAATCCAGTAAAGCTGCCACACCTCTACCATCGCTGTGCTGCCCTGTTAAATGCCGCAGTGGGTCGGCAGTTGACCTCTGTGGAGTGCTGTCTGCTGATTGATGAGGCAGCCGTTGTCGTCGTTGCGGGTAATGTGAGGCGATCGGCGGGCATGCGTCAGGGCGCTAGTGAGGATGAAGCCTTTGCCCAGGCCAAGCAAAACCTCTGGCAGCAGGATGCGCAGGGCAATTGGCGCATTGATCCCAAGCGGGATGCTCTGCGAATGGCCAACCATACCCGCGTCTTCCACAGGAAGCCTAGTCTGGAAGAATGTATCAATGCGGTGCGCAGTCAGTTCTATTCTGGAGAAGGCGCTATTCAATGGGCAGGGGAGGCGATCGCCCGCGCCAACGCCGATCTTCTAACCACACCCCATCTGAAGCAGGCCTTTCTCCGTGCCTATGAAAATCAACAGGGGGAGGCCTTTTTGCGGCAACTGTTGCCTGCCATGGATCAGCGGGAGCTTGCCCATCGCCTGGGGCGCTATGGCCTTAATCCCTGTGGAGAAATTATTGGTGCAGATTTTCACTGTAACCTTGCGGAAATTCACCTTAACCAGATTGATCCGGCGGATACAGCCACCCAAGAAAAAGCCTTCAAAGCCGGTGCTCTCTCCGTTGCTGCCCTGTTAAACCATCGGTTTGTTGTTGAGCGCTATCAATACTCCCGTGCCATTGATCCCATTGTTGGCGTCAGCTTTACGGGACTCTTCGATTTCTTTGTCCATGCCTTTGGTGTGCCCTGGCTGGAATGGTGGGCCGCAGGACGCCCCGATACACCCCAAGGGCGTCAATTCAAAAACCAGGAAGCAGCCTTCCTCCAACGCTGGCGGCAGATTGTTCATGAGACCGTTTGGCAGTATTGCGATCGCCATGGCCTCAAGCGCCCCAATCGCTGTACCACTGTCCAACCCTCCGGTACCAAATCCCTGCTAACGGGTGCCTCCCCCGGTTGGCATCCCCCAAAGGCCCAACGCTTTATTCGGCGGATTACCTTCCGCAAAGGCGACCCAGTGGCGATGGCTTGCTATGACTATGGCTACAATGTCATCCCCTCCCAGTCCGACAAGGATGAGACGGGTAAGCTTCTGGATGATCCCTTTGATCCGCGCTGTACCGAGTGGCTGGTGGAAATTCCCGTTGCTGTCTCTTGGGCAGATCTGGCGGGGGCAGACACAATTGATGTTAGCCAGTTTTCTGCCCTGGCGCAGTTTGACTTCTATATGCAGGTGCAGCAACACTACACCACTCACAACACCAGTGCCACCATTGAGCTACGGGAAGCTGAAGTGGAACCCCTTGCCACAGCAATTTACACAGCGATTCAGCAGGATCAAGGGTATATTTCTGCAGCACTCTTGGCACGCTTTGATGCCCATGAAACCTTTCCCCGTCTGCCCTTTGAACCCATTAGCAAAGAACGCTATGAGCAGGAAATTGCTGCCGTTGCTCGGCGCAAGCGGGTCAATGATTTCCATGAAGCCCTCTCCCGCTATAGGCAACCCCTGTGGGAGGCAGGGCCAGCCGGCTGTGACTCCGATCAGTGTCTGATGTCCTAG
- a CDS encoding aspartate aminotransferase family protein encodes MLAAPLPSFSTDAFDQVVMSTYGRFPITLVRGEGCRVWDDQGRSYLDFVAGIATCTLGHAHPALVETVSRQMQTLHHVSNLYYIPQQGALAQWLVAHSCGDRVFFCNSGAEANEAAIKLARKYAHTVRHIANPIIITAQASFHGRTLATITATGQPKYQKYFDPLVPGFAYVPYNDLGALEALVASLDQPQPQVAAILLEPLQGEGGVRPGDRAYFEQVRQLCTEKGILLIFDEVQVGMGRTGSLWGYETLGVEPDIFTSAKGLAGGVPIGAMIAKEFCAVFQPGDHASTFGGNPLATAAALTVCETLEKENLLENVRDRGQQLRTGLQELAAAYPQVIAEVRGWGLINGLELQPDTPLTAAEVVKAALAEGLLLVPAGPKVVRFVPPLIVSATEIDMALGAMSRALAHLAA; translated from the coding sequence ATGCTTGCTGCTCCCCTGCCATCCTTCAGTACCGATGCCTTTGACCAAGTGGTGATGAGCACCTATGGCCGCTTTCCAATTACTCTGGTGCGCGGTGAAGGCTGTCGGGTTTGGGATGATCAAGGCCGCAGCTATCTGGACTTTGTGGCGGGAATTGCCACCTGTACCCTCGGTCATGCCCATCCAGCCTTAGTGGAGACGGTCAGCCGGCAAATGCAAACGCTGCACCATGTCTCGAATCTGTATTACATTCCCCAACAGGGGGCATTGGCCCAGTGGTTGGTGGCTCACTCCTGTGGCGATCGCGTCTTTTTCTGCAATTCTGGTGCTGAAGCCAATGAAGCTGCCATTAAACTGGCCCGTAAATATGCCCATACCGTTCGCCACATTGCTAACCCAATCATCATTACGGCACAGGCCAGCTTCCACGGACGCACCCTGGCCACGATTACTGCTACGGGGCAACCGAAATACCAGAAATACTTTGACCCCTTGGTGCCCGGCTTTGCCTATGTGCCCTACAACGACTTAGGTGCCCTAGAAGCCCTCGTGGCCTCCTTGGATCAACCACAACCCCAGGTGGCAGCCATTCTTTTGGAGCCTTTGCAGGGGGAAGGGGGAGTCCGGCCCGGCGATCGCGCCTACTTTGAGCAGGTACGCCAACTCTGCACAGAAAAAGGGATTCTCCTAATTTTTGATGAAGTGCAAGTGGGCATGGGTCGCACGGGGTCACTGTGGGGCTATGAAACCCTCGGTGTCGAACCGGATATTTTTACCTCCGCCAAAGGCCTTGCCGGGGGCGTTCCCATTGGTGCCATGATTGCCAAGGAGTTTTGTGCCGTCTTTCAGCCGGGGGATCATGCCAGTACCTTTGGCGGTAACCCCTTAGCCACAGCAGCCGCCCTCACCGTTTGTGAAACCCTTGAAAAAGAGAATCTTCTCGAAAATGTGCGCGATCGCGGGCAGCAACTGCGCACAGGACTACAGGAGCTGGCAGCGGCCTATCCCCAAGTCATTGCCGAGGTGCGCGGCTGGGGGCTGATCAACGGTCTTGAACTCCAACCCGACACCCCTCTCACCGCTGCTGAAGTCGTCAAAGCTGCCCTTGCGGAGGGACTATTGCTGGTGCCGGCGGGCCCGAAGGTGGTGCGCTTTGTCCCTCCTCTCATTGTCAGTGCTACCGAGATTGATATGGCCTTAGGGGCAATGAGCCGAGCCCTTGCCCACTTAGCAGCCTAA